The sequence ACCCCGCCGTACCCATCGAGGACGTCGTCGGCACGATGGCCGAGCTGGTGCGCGAGGGAAAGGTGCGCTTCCTGGGCCTCTCCGAAGCGGGCGAGCAGACGATCCGGCGCGCGCACGCCGTGTACCCGATCTCGGCGCTGCAGAGCGAGTATTCGTTGTGGGAGCGCAACCTGGAGCCGCGCATCATCCCCCTGCTGCGCGAGCTGGGGATCGGCCTGGTTCCCTTCGCGCCGCTCGGCCGCGGCTTCCTGACCGGCGCGGTGAAGCGCGCGGAGGAGTACCCGCAGGGCGACTTCCGCCGGGGCGACCCGCGTTACCAGGGCGAGAACTTCGACGCCAACGTCCGCGCCGCCGAGTCGGTGCGCGTGCTGGCCGCGAGCAAGGGCGCGGCCCCCGGCCAGATCGCCCTCGCCTGGCTCCTCCACAAGGGCCCGGACCTCGTCCCCATTCCCGGCACCAAGCGCCGCCGCTACCTCGAAGAAAACCTCGCCGCCGCCGACCTCTCGCTCACCCGCGACGAAATGGCCACCCTCGACGCCGCCCTCGCCCCC comes from Longimicrobium sp. and encodes:
- a CDS encoding aldo/keto reductase, which encodes MLTTRTLGTQGLAVSALGLGCMGMSQAYGTAEERDEAESIATIHRAIELGCTFLDTAEVYGPFANEELLARALRGRRGEVVIATKFGFKIEDGRMAGLDSRPEHIREAVEGSLRRLETDRIDLLYQHRVDPAVPIEDVVGTMAELVREGKVRFLGLSEAGEQTIRRAHAVYPISALQSEYSLWERNLEPRIIPLLRELGIGLVPFAPLGRGFLTGAVKRAEEYPQGDFRRGDPRYQGENFDANVRAAESVRVLAASKGAAPGQIALAWLLHKGPDLVPIPGTKRRRYLEENLAAADLSLTRDEMATLDAALAPDKISGPRYNPAQQATVDR